In Rattus rattus isolate New Zealand chromosome 3, Rrattus_CSIRO_v1, whole genome shotgun sequence, one genomic interval encodes:
- the LOC116896064 gene encoding endogenous retrovirus group K member 7 Pro protein-like → MSIEGKSISGLLDTGADRSIISIKDWPTGWPRQQSEQTLRGLGYAQMPEMSSRILHWKDDEGHSGEFQPYVLAVPVSLWGHDLMKEMGFILTNEGCYSTQARDMMMGMGYVPGRGLGRSLQGKASPVTVRKKTNYGGLGFS, encoded by the coding sequence ATGTCTATTGAAGGGAAATCCATATCCGGCCTCCTAGATACTGGTGCCGATCGTAGTATCATCAGCATCAAGGATTGGCCCACTGGGTGGCCAAGACAACAGTCAGAGCAAACACTGAGAGGACTAGGATATGCTCAAATGCCAGAAATGAGCTCTCGTATCCTACATTGGAAGGATGATGAGGGACATTCTGGTGAGTTTCAACCATATGTACTGGCCGTTCCAGTGTCCTTATGGGGTCATGACCTGATGAAAGAAATGGGCTTTATTTTAACTAATGAAGGGTGCTACAGCACGCAGGCCCGGGATATGATGATGGGAATGGGCTATGTCCCTGGAAGGGGGCTAGGCCGCTCTTTACAGGGCAAAGCCTCCCCTGTGACAGTCCGCAAAAAGACTAATTATGGCGGGCTGGGTTTTTCATAG